A genomic region of Mitsuaria sp. 7 contains the following coding sequences:
- a CDS encoding MFS transporter, with the protein MQLSLSSSATSGIGRARFGVLAMIFAVTVLNYADRATVGVAGPVLSKELGIDAVQMGFIFSAFSWSYVLGQLPGGWLLDKFGAKQVYAWSILLWSLFTMLQGSVHHMGMDSMLFGLPLAVSALFLMRLMVGLAESPSFPANGRMVAAWFPVKERGTASAIFNSAQYFATVLFAPIMAWIVHAIGWSEVFYFMGALGIVMSVVWMRTMHNSPADHPTITAAEREHIESGGALLSGDGKAKAASGPKLGYLKQLLGNRMLMGVYIAQYCVNVLTYFFLTWFPIYLVKERGMSLLNAGIVAALPAICGFAGGVLGGVISDWLLRRGHSLTFARKVPIVVGMLLSTSMIACNYVGIEAVVVGIMALAFFGKGLGALGWAVVSDTSPKEIAGLSGALFNTFGNVAGIVTPIVIGYIVQTTKSFNGALVFVGAHALIAVASYLLIVGEIKRVELKPV; encoded by the coding sequence ATGCAGTTATCCCTCTCCTCCTCGGCCACGAGCGGCATCGGCCGCGCGCGCTTCGGCGTGCTGGCGATGATCTTCGCCGTGACCGTCCTGAACTACGCGGACCGCGCCACCGTCGGCGTCGCCGGCCCCGTCCTGTCCAAGGAACTGGGCATCGACGCCGTCCAGATGGGCTTCATCTTCTCGGCCTTCAGCTGGTCCTACGTGCTGGGCCAACTGCCCGGCGGCTGGCTGCTCGACAAGTTCGGCGCCAAGCAGGTCTACGCGTGGAGCATCCTGCTCTGGTCGCTGTTCACCATGCTCCAGGGCAGCGTGCATCACATGGGCATGGACTCGATGCTCTTCGGCCTGCCGCTGGCGGTGTCGGCGCTGTTCCTGATGCGCCTCATGGTCGGCCTGGCGGAGTCGCCCTCCTTCCCCGCCAACGGCCGCATGGTCGCCGCCTGGTTCCCGGTGAAGGAACGCGGCACCGCGTCGGCGATCTTCAACTCCGCGCAGTACTTCGCCACCGTGCTGTTCGCGCCCATCATGGCGTGGATCGTGCACGCGATCGGCTGGTCCGAGGTCTTCTACTTCATGGGCGCGCTGGGCATCGTGATGAGCGTCGTGTGGATGCGCACCATGCACAACAGCCCGGCCGACCACCCGACCATCACGGCCGCGGAGCGCGAGCACATCGAGTCCGGCGGCGCGCTGCTGTCGGGCGACGGCAAGGCCAAGGCCGCGTCAGGCCCCAAGCTCGGCTACCTGAAGCAGCTGCTGGGCAACCGCATGCTGATGGGCGTCTACATCGCGCAGTACTGCGTGAACGTGCTGACCTATTTCTTCCTGACCTGGTTCCCGATCTATCTGGTCAAGGAACGCGGCATGTCGCTGCTCAACGCCGGCATCGTCGCGGCGCTGCCCGCGATCTGCGGCTTCGCCGGCGGTGTGCTGGGCGGCGTGATCTCGGACTGGCTGCTGCGCCGCGGGCACTCGCTGACCTTCGCGCGCAAGGTGCCGATCGTGGTCGGCATGCTGCTGTCGACGTCGATGATCGCCTGCAACTACGTGGGCATCGAGGCCGTCGTCGTCGGCATCATGGCGCTGGCTTTCTTCGGCAAGGGCCTGGGCGCGCTGGGATGGGCCGTGGTGTCGGACACCTCGCCCAAGGAGATCGCCGGCCTGTCAGGCGCGCTCTTCAACACCTTCGGCAACGTCGCCGGCATCGTGACGCCGATCGTGATCGGCTACATCGTGCAGACGACGAAGTCCTTCAACGGCGCGCTGGTGTTCGTCGGCGCGCATGCACTGATCGCGGTGGCGAGCTACCTGCTCATCGTCGGCGAGATCAAGCGCGTCGAGTTGAAGCCGGTCTGA
- the garD gene encoding galactarate dehydratase: MITSPLTIQIHEADNVAIVANDGGLPEGTVLSSGLVLRNAVPQGHKVALVDLPADTAVLRYNVPIGYALQDIPAGSWVHERLLRMPPARELEGLPMATVKAPAQEPLEGYTFEGYRNADGSVGTRNILAITQTVQCVSGVVEFAVERIKRELLPSFPNVDDVVGLEHTYGCGVAIDAPDAVIPIRTVRNISLNPNFGGEVMVVSLGCEKLQPERLMPPGVIPIADQRGESVAPEALDVVCLQDAKHVGFMSMIDSVMTQAAFHLERLNRRRRVTVPASELVVGVQCGGSDAFSGVTANPTVGFCADLLVRAGATVMFSENTEVRDGIAQLTSRASSPEVAEAMVREMAWYDAYLERGSVDRSANTTPGNKKGGLSNIVEKAMGSIVKSGSSAISGVLSPGNKLAREQRGLIYAATPASDFICGTLQLAAGMNLHVFTTGRGTPYGLAECPVIKVATRSDLARRWHDLMDINAGQIADGEKSIQEMGWEMFRLMLDVASGRKTWAEHHKLHNALVLFNPAPVT; the protein is encoded by the coding sequence ATGATCACCTCCCCGCTGACCATCCAGATCCACGAGGCCGACAACGTCGCCATCGTCGCCAACGACGGCGGACTGCCCGAGGGCACGGTGCTGTCCTCCGGGCTGGTGCTGCGCAACGCCGTGCCGCAGGGCCACAAGGTCGCGCTGGTCGACCTGCCCGCCGACACGGCGGTGCTGCGCTACAACGTGCCGATCGGCTACGCGCTGCAGGACATCCCGGCCGGCAGCTGGGTGCACGAGCGCCTGCTGCGCATGCCGCCCGCGCGCGAGCTCGAAGGCCTGCCGATGGCCACGGTGAAGGCGCCCGCTCAAGAGCCGCTCGAGGGCTACACCTTCGAGGGCTACCGCAACGCGGACGGCTCGGTGGGCACGCGCAACATCCTGGCGATCACGCAGACGGTGCAATGCGTGTCGGGGGTGGTCGAGTTCGCGGTGGAGCGCATCAAGCGCGAGCTGCTGCCGAGCTTCCCCAACGTCGACGACGTCGTCGGGCTGGAGCACACCTACGGCTGCGGCGTCGCGATCGATGCGCCGGACGCGGTGATTCCCATCCGCACGGTGCGCAACATCAGCCTCAACCCGAATTTCGGCGGCGAGGTGATGGTCGTCAGCCTGGGCTGCGAGAAGCTGCAGCCCGAGCGGCTGATGCCGCCGGGCGTGATCCCGATCGCGGATCAGCGTGGGGAGTCTGTCGCGCCGGAAGCGCTCGACGTTGTCTGCCTGCAGGACGCGAAGCACGTCGGCTTCATGTCGATGATCGATTCGGTGATGACGCAGGCGGCCTTCCACCTGGAGCGCCTCAACAGGCGCCGCCGCGTGACGGTGCCGGCGTCGGAGCTGGTGGTCGGCGTGCAATGCGGCGGCAGCGACGCGTTCTCGGGCGTGACCGCGAATCCGACGGTGGGCTTCTGCGCCGACCTGCTGGTGCGCGCGGGCGCGACGGTGATGTTCAGCGAGAACACCGAGGTCCGCGACGGCATCGCGCAGCTGACCTCGCGCGCGAGCTCGCCCGAAGTGGCCGAGGCGATGGTGCGCGAGATGGCCTGGTACGACGCGTACCTCGAGCGCGGCAGCGTCGACCGCAGCGCCAACACGACGCCGGGCAACAAGAAGGGCGGGCTGTCCAACATCGTCGAGAAGGCGATGGGCTCGATCGTGAAGAGCGGCAGCTCGGCGATCTCGGGCGTGCTGTCGCCGGGCAACAAGCTCGCGCGCGAGCAGCGCGGCCTGATCTACGCGGCCACGCCGGCCAGCGACTTCATCTGCGGCACGCTGCAGTTGGCCGCGGGCATGAACCTGCACGTCTTCACGACGGGCCGCGGCACGCCTTACGGTCTCGCGGAATGCCCGGTGATCAAGGTCGCGACGCGCAGCGATCTGGCGCGCCGCTGGCACGACCTGATGGACATCAACGCCGGGCAGATCGCCGATGGCGAGAAGTCCATCCAGGAGATGGGCTGGGAGATGTTCCGGCTGATGCTCGACGTGGCCTCGGGCCGCAAGACCTGGGCGGAACACCACAAGCTGCACAACGCGCTGGTGCTGTTCAATCCGGCGCCGGTGACTTGA
- a CDS encoding DUF3592 domain-containing protein — MTELDRYSLPRGTRTPLTGDSKLEGIRAICTFLWVGGLPASLLWSPVMVMDAMEQNKLARIGLDTRGTVESHRQSRRGSSDRFEAIIRYDANGRTRLILVSGIGATVKRLPVGSAVTVRYLPYDPSRAKVELDDASSGGWPGWIGVLTLWGLTLVGMIGAYLTRSRKRLGRRLDKPR, encoded by the coding sequence ATGACGGAACTTGACAGGTATTCCTTGCCCAGAGGCACGCGGACCCCGCTGACCGGCGACTCGAAGTTGGAGGGCATTCGCGCGATATGCACCTTTCTGTGGGTAGGGGGGCTGCCCGCTTCGCTCCTGTGGTCGCCGGTGATGGTGATGGACGCCATGGAGCAGAACAAGCTCGCGCGCATCGGACTCGACACCCGGGGGACGGTCGAGTCGCACCGTCAGAGCCGCCGCGGCTCCTCGGATCGATTCGAAGCGATCATTCGCTATGACGCGAACGGGCGTACGAGGCTCATCCTGGTGTCTGGCATCGGTGCCACGGTCAAACGCCTGCCGGTGGGTTCCGCGGTCACCGTGAGGTATCTGCCCTACGACCCGTCGCGCGCCAAGGTGGAACTCGACGACGCCAGCAGCGGTGGGTGGCCGGGTTGGATCGGCGTGCTGACACTGTGGGGACTGACGCTTGTCGGAATGATCGGCGCGTATTTGACGAGAAGCAGAAAGCGGCTCGGCCGCCGCCTCGACAAGCCGCGATGA
- a CDS encoding PAS domain-containing protein, with the protein MGIRHDEVRSWRTAVEQGAFGVWDLNPPLELVHYSPRWKEHLGFPHPDQPDSTAFWRCRVHPADLDTMMLTLRAHFDGFTDTYEQRFRLRSNGSGYRNVLSRGRVVQRDHRGDVQRMLGTMVDLTVRPATPYQDRFMGGHHPIGSLGCTPFHALLGLSRAEVQADESLPDDDTGKLLDQLAEILAASFKQATAVP; encoded by the coding sequence ATGGGGATCCGTCATGACGAAGTCAGGAGCTGGCGGACAGCGGTCGAGCAGGGCGCCTTCGGCGTCTGGGACTTGAATCCGCCGCTGGAGCTGGTGCATTACTCGCCGCGCTGGAAGGAGCATCTGGGCTTTCCGCATCCGGACCAGCCCGACAGCACCGCGTTCTGGCGCTGCCGCGTCCATCCCGCGGACCTCGACACGATGATGCTCACGCTGCGTGCGCACTTCGACGGCTTCACCGACACCTACGAGCAGCGTTTCCGCCTGCGCAGCAACGGCTCCGGCTACCGCAACGTGCTGTCGCGGGGGCGGGTCGTGCAGCGCGACCATCGCGGTGATGTGCAGCGGATGCTGGGCACGATGGTGGATCTGACGGTCCGGCCGGCGACGCCGTACCAGGATCGATTCATGGGGGGACATCATCCGATCGGCTCGCTGGGATGCACGCCGTTCCATGCGCTGCTCGGGTTGAGCCGCGCGGAGGTGCAGGCCGATGAATCGTTGCCGGACGATGACACGGGGAAACTGCTCGATCAGCTCGCGGAGATACTCGCGGCGTCGTTCAAGCAAGCGACGGCGGTGCCATGA
- a CDS encoding class I SAM-dependent methyltransferase, producing MDQELLSPTSSAAPRAAEVTPEAAGAPPLPPAGLTLLQRLFSAYPGSMGLRLGHWATRLGRQAHQPAEFTLVLNDPTALRRLLLGRDPLRFAEAYFTGQIDVEGDFFAALQLKDHLPALTLSWSDRLRLAVRLLAPVPPATDAELRAGGVRRHTRAENKAAIAFHYDLSNDFYALWLDPAMVYSCAYYETDDTTLTQAQWSKLDHICRKLRLQPGEELLDIGCGWGALVMHAARHYGVKATGITLSERQLALAQERIAAAGLQGQVEVRLCDYRDMTGQFDKISSVGMFEHVGLRNLPTYFASVNRLLKPAGLFLNHGITHEEDGWGQALSSKFINRYVFPDGELDRASNVMRVMEQEQFELHDVEALRMHYAKTLRAWVAKLEEGHDQALQYVDEAHYRIWRLYMAASALEFETGELGLYQILASKRDGGPAPVPLTRRYMYDAR from the coding sequence ATGGATCAGGAACTGTTGTCGCCCACGTCGAGTGCCGCTCCCCGCGCGGCCGAGGTGACCCCAGAGGCCGCCGGCGCGCCGCCGCTGCCCCCCGCCGGGCTCACGCTGCTGCAGCGGCTGTTCTCCGCCTATCCCGGCAGCATGGGACTGCGGCTCGGGCACTGGGCCACGCGGCTGGGCCGGCAGGCGCACCAGCCGGCCGAATTCACCCTGGTGCTGAACGACCCCACGGCGCTGCGGCGCCTGCTGCTCGGCCGCGACCCGCTGCGTTTCGCCGAGGCCTACTTCACCGGCCAGATCGACGTCGAGGGGGACTTCTTCGCCGCGCTGCAGCTCAAGGACCATCTGCCGGCGCTGACGCTCTCCTGGAGCGACCGGCTGCGCCTGGCCGTGCGGCTGCTGGCGCCCGTGCCGCCCGCGACGGATGCGGAGCTGCGCGCCGGCGGCGTGCGCCGCCACACGCGCGCCGAGAACAAGGCGGCGATCGCGTTCCATTACGACCTGTCCAACGACTTCTACGCGCTGTGGCTGGATCCGGCGATGGTCTATTCCTGCGCCTACTACGAGACCGACGACACGACGCTGACCCAGGCCCAGTGGTCCAAGCTGGACCACATCTGCCGCAAGCTGCGGCTGCAGCCGGGCGAGGAACTGCTGGACATCGGTTGCGGCTGGGGCGCGCTGGTGATGCATGCGGCGCGTCACTACGGCGTGAAGGCCACCGGCATCACGCTGTCCGAGCGCCAGCTGGCGCTCGCCCAGGAGCGCATCGCCGCGGCCGGGCTGCAGGGACAGGTGGAAGTCCGGCTGTGCGACTACCGGGACATGACGGGCCAGTTCGACAAGATCTCCAGCGTCGGCATGTTCGAGCATGTCGGGCTCAGGAACCTGCCCACCTATTTCGCGAGCGTGAACCGGCTGCTCAAGCCGGCGGGGCTGTTCCTCAACCATGGCATCACCCATGAGGAGGACGGATGGGGGCAGGCCTTGTCCTCGAAGTTCATCAACCGTTACGTGTTTCCGGACGGTGAGCTGGACCGGGCGAGCAACGTGATGCGGGTGATGGAGCAGGAGCAGTTCGAGCTCCATGACGTCGAGGCCTTGCGCATGCATTACGCCAAGACGCTGCGCGCCTGGGTCGCGAAGCTGGAGGAGGGCCACGACCAGGCGCTGCAGTACGTGGACGAAGCGCATTACCGGATCTGGCGCCTGTACATGGCGGCCTCCGCGCTGGAGTTCGAGACCGGCGAACTGGGCCTGTACCAGATCCTCGCCAGCAAGCGGGATGGCGGTCCCGCCCCGGTGCCGCTCACGCGCCGCTACATGTACGACGCCCGCTGA
- the acnA gene encoding aconitate hydratase AcnA, which translates to MPHAFANTVASFKTASGRNGKYYSLPKLAERFPNVSQLPVSIRLVLESVLRNCDGKRVTAEHVEQLANWQPNAPRNEEIPFVVARVVLQDFTGVPLLADLAAMRNVAEAQGKDPKTIEPLVPVDLVVDHSIMIDHFGSPKALDLNMKLEFERNRERYEFMKWGMQAFDTFGVVPPGFGIVHQVNLEYLARGVHKTAGKTADKDTVYYPDTLVGTDSHTTMINGVGVVGWGVGGIEAEAGMLGQPVYFLTPDVVGFELSGRLREGVTATDLVLTVTEILRKAKVVGKFVEFFGEGTASLSVPDRATIGNMAPEYGATMGFFPVDERTIDYFKGTGRTTDEIEAFEAYFRAQGLFGVPKAGDIRFSQVVSLDLGTVVPSLAGPKRPQDRIVITDLAKTFASLYTKPVAENGFNQPVEKLPKSFPLGGTQKGLDIFNGDVLIAAITSCTNTSNPSVMLAAGLLAKKAVEAGLKVQPHIKTSLAPGSRIVTEYLQNAGLLPYLEKLGFSVAAYGCTTCIGNAGDLTPEINEAITANDLVCAAVLSGNRNFEARIHPNIKANFLASPPLVVAYAIAGNVTRDLMTEPVGLGTGGKPVYLGDIWPTSDEIHALLKLALNPDAFRANYGKVKAEPGKLWEKIKGGTGQVYGWPKSTYIAQPPFFGNFTQIPEAQEAGVKGARIMALFGDSITTDHISPAGAIKEVSPAGAYLKDKGVLKADFNSYGSRRGNHEVMMRGTFANVRIKNLMIPAKPDGAREEGGLTLFQPGGEKLFIYDAAMRYIAAGTPTVIFAGEEYGTGSSRDWAAKGTQLLGIGAVVAKSFERIHRSNLVGMGVLPLQFRPGDSWESLGLKGDEVIDIQLGDEIKPQSEATLVIRAADGVAPERRVPLILRIDTPIEVEYYRHGGILPYVLRQLLAA; encoded by the coding sequence ATGCCCCATGCATTCGCCAACACCGTCGCCAGCTTCAAGACTGCGTCCGGCAGGAACGGCAAGTACTACTCGCTGCCCAAGCTGGCCGAGCGCTTCCCCAACGTGAGCCAGCTGCCGGTCTCGATCCGGCTGGTGCTGGAATCGGTGCTGCGCAACTGCGACGGCAAGCGCGTGACCGCGGAGCATGTCGAGCAGCTCGCCAACTGGCAGCCCAATGCGCCCCGCAACGAGGAGATCCCCTTCGTGGTCGCCCGCGTGGTGCTGCAGGACTTCACCGGCGTGCCGCTGCTGGCCGACCTGGCCGCGATGCGCAACGTCGCCGAGGCCCAGGGCAAGGATCCCAAGACGATCGAGCCGCTGGTGCCGGTCGACCTGGTCGTCGACCACTCGATCATGATCGACCACTTCGGCAGCCCCAAGGCGCTGGACCTGAACATGAAGCTCGAGTTCGAGCGCAACCGTGAACGCTACGAGTTCATGAAGTGGGGCATGCAGGCCTTCGACACCTTCGGCGTCGTCCCGCCCGGCTTCGGCATCGTCCACCAGGTCAACCTCGAATACCTGGCGCGCGGCGTCCACAAGACCGCCGGAAAGACCGCCGACAAGGACACCGTCTACTACCCCGACACCCTGGTCGGCACCGACAGCCACACGACCATGATCAACGGCGTGGGCGTGGTGGGCTGGGGTGTCGGCGGCATCGAGGCCGAGGCCGGCATGCTCGGCCAGCCGGTCTACTTCCTGACGCCGGACGTGGTGGGCTTCGAGCTGAGCGGCCGCCTGCGCGAGGGCGTCACCGCCACCGACCTGGTGCTGACCGTCACCGAGATCCTGCGCAAGGCCAAGGTGGTCGGCAAGTTCGTGGAGTTCTTCGGCGAAGGCACGGCCTCGCTGAGCGTCCCGGACCGCGCCACCATCGGCAACATGGCGCCCGAGTACGGCGCGACCATGGGCTTCTTCCCCGTCGACGAGCGCACCATCGACTACTTCAAGGGCACCGGCCGCACCACCGACGAGATCGAGGCCTTCGAGGCCTACTTCCGCGCCCAGGGCCTGTTCGGCGTCCCCAAGGCGGGTGACATCCGCTTCAGCCAGGTGGTCTCGCTGGACCTGGGCACGGTCGTGCCCTCGCTGGCCGGCCCGAAGCGCCCGCAGGACCGCATCGTCATCACCGACCTGGCCAAGACCTTCGCCTCGCTGTACACCAAGCCGGTCGCGGAGAACGGCTTCAATCAGCCCGTCGAGAAGCTGCCGAAGTCCTTCCCGCTAGGCGGCACCCAGAAGGGCCTGGACATCTTCAACGGCGACGTGCTGATCGCGGCCATCACGTCCTGCACCAACACGTCCAACCCGAGCGTGATGCTCGCCGCCGGCCTGCTGGCCAAGAAGGCGGTCGAGGCGGGGCTGAAGGTCCAGCCGCACATCAAGACCTCGCTGGCGCCGGGCTCGCGCATCGTCACCGAGTACCTGCAGAACGCCGGCCTGCTGCCCTACCTGGAGAAGCTGGGCTTCTCCGTCGCCGCCTACGGCTGCACGACCTGCATCGGCAACGCCGGCGACCTGACCCCGGAGATCAACGAGGCCATCACCGCCAACGACCTGGTCTGCGCCGCGGTGCTCTCGGGCAACCGCAACTTCGAGGCGCGCATCCACCCCAACATCAAGGCCAACTTCCTGGCCAGCCCGCCGCTGGTGGTCGCGTATGCCATCGCCGGCAACGTGACGCGCGACCTGATGACCGAGCCGGTCGGCCTGGGCACGGGCGGCAAGCCGGTGTACCTGGGCGACATCTGGCCGACCAGCGACGAGATCCACGCGCTGCTCAAGCTGGCGCTCAACCCCGACGCGTTCCGCGCCAACTACGGCAAGGTCAAGGCCGAGCCCGGCAAGCTGTGGGAGAAGATCAAGGGCGGCACCGGCCAGGTCTACGGCTGGCCCAAGAGCACCTACATCGCGCAGCCGCCCTTCTTCGGCAACTTCACGCAGATCCCCGAGGCGCAGGAAGCCGGCGTCAAGGGCGCGCGCATCATGGCGCTGTTCGGCGACTCGATCACCACCGACCACATCTCCCCGGCCGGCGCCATCAAGGAGGTCTCGCCCGCCGGCGCCTACCTCAAGGACAAGGGCGTGCTCAAGGCCGACTTCAACAGCTACGGCTCGCGCCGCGGCAACCATGAAGTGATGATGCGCGGCACCTTCGCCAACGTCCGGATCAAGAACCTGATGATCCCGGCCAAGCCCGACGGCGCGCGCGAGGAAGGCGGCCTGACGCTGTTCCAGCCGGGCGGCGAGAAGCTCTTCATCTACGACGCCGCGATGCGCTACATCGCCGCCGGCACGCCGACGGTGATCTTCGCCGGCGAGGAGTACGGCACCGGCTCCAGCCGCGACTGGGCGGCCAAGGGCACGCAGCTGCTGGGAATCGGCGCGGTCGTGGCCAAGAGCTTCGAGCGCATCCACCGCTCCAACCTGGTCGGCATGGGCGTGCTGCCGCTGCAGTTCCGTCCGGGCGACTCGTGGGAGTCGCTGGGCCTGAAGGGCGACGAGGTCATCGACATCCAACTCGGCGACGAGATCAAGCCGCAGTCCGAGGCGACGCTGGTGATCCGCGCGGCCGACGGCGTCGCGCCGGAACGCCGTGTCCCGCTGATCCTGCGCATCGACACGCCGATCGAGGTCGAGTACTACCGCCACGGCGGCATCCTGCCTTACGTGCTGCGCCAGCTGCTGGCCGCGTGA
- a CDS encoding YciI family protein gives MRFMVIVKADEHSEAGEMPGTELLAAMGAYNEELVKAGVMLAGEGLHPTSKGARVRFSGKDRKLIDGPFAETKELIAGFWIWQCASLQEAVEWVKKCPNPQMTDSDIEIRQIFEAEDFGEAFTPELREQEERLRAQIEKP, from the coding sequence ATGCGATTCATGGTCATCGTCAAGGCGGACGAGCACAGCGAAGCGGGCGAGATGCCCGGCACCGAACTGCTCGCCGCCATGGGCGCGTACAACGAGGAACTGGTGAAGGCTGGCGTGATGCTGGCCGGTGAAGGACTGCATCCGACGAGCAAGGGCGCACGGGTGCGCTTCTCCGGCAAGGATCGCAAGCTCATCGACGGCCCTTTCGCCGAAACGAAGGAGCTGATCGCCGGTTTCTGGATCTGGCAGTGCGCCTCGCTGCAGGAGGCGGTCGAATGGGTCAAGAAGTGCCCCAACCCGCAGATGACCGACTCCGACATCGAGATCCGTCAGATCTTTGAAGCCGAGGATTTCGGAGAGGCGTTCACGCCCGAACTGCGCGAGCAGGAAGAGCGTCTGCGCGCACAGATCGAGAAGCCATAA
- a CDS encoding CsgG/HfaB family protein: protein MLATSRLVSSSSSLVLKSALILSPLLLAGCLATAPTMGENKGTVSGAAGGATAENQNSKLEHCDETLGTLTIFEDTNAPWWSQLRDRQLGSTTPVLRLMVQQSNCFVIVERGRAFANMERERALMQSGETRAGSNFGQGQMVAADYTMSPEIQFSGKTGGGGGGIGTGAIGLLTAVAANINQNEAATTLLLVDNRSGVQISAAEGTAKNFDFGFGGASFFGNAAIAGGAYGKTPAGKVIVTAFADSYNQMVKALRNYKAQQVKGGLGAGGRLGVSGGSTAASKEVDQAAAPAKAAPKAAAKPAAKKPATTTNTTPPTTK, encoded by the coding sequence ATGCTTGCCACTTCTCGCCTTGTTTCGTCGTCGTCCAGCCTCGTGCTGAAGTCCGCCCTGATCCTGTCGCCGCTGCTGCTGGCCGGCTGCCTGGCCACCGCGCCGACGATGGGCGAGAACAAGGGCACCGTCTCCGGCGCCGCCGGCGGCGCGACCGCCGAGAACCAGAACAGCAAGCTCGAGCATTGCGACGAGACGCTGGGCACGCTGACCATCTTCGAAGACACGAACGCTCCGTGGTGGTCGCAGCTGCGCGACCGCCAGCTGGGTTCGACCACGCCGGTGCTGCGCCTGATGGTCCAGCAGTCCAACTGCTTCGTGATCGTGGAACGCGGCCGCGCCTTCGCCAACATGGAGCGTGAACGCGCGCTGATGCAGTCCGGCGAAACCCGTGCGGGCAGCAATTTCGGCCAGGGCCAGATGGTCGCGGCCGACTACACCATGAGCCCCGAGATCCAGTTCTCCGGCAAGACCGGCGGCGGCGGCGGCGGCATCGGGACCGGCGCGATCGGCCTGCTGACCGCGGTGGCAGCCAACATCAACCAGAACGAGGCAGCCACGACGCTGCTGCTGGTGGACAACCGCTCCGGCGTGCAGATCTCGGCCGCGGAAGGCACGGCCAAGAACTTCGACTTCGGCTTCGGCGGCGCAAGCTTCTTCGGCAACGCGGCGATCGCCGGCGGTGCGTACGGCAAGACGCCCGCGGGCAAGGTGATCGTCACCGCGTTCGCGGACTCGTACAACCAGATGGTCAAGGCGCTGCGCAACTACAAGGCGCAGCAGGTGAAGGGCGGTCTGGGGGCCGGCGGCCGTCTGGGCGTGTCCGGTGGTTCGACCGCAGCGTCCAAGGAAGTCGACCAGGCCGCCGCGCCGGCCAAGGCAGCACCGAAGGCGGCCGCGAAGCCGGCGGCGAAGAAGCCCGCCACGACCACCAACACGACGCCGCCGACGACGAAGTGA
- a CDS encoding riboflavin synthase, whose amino-acid sequence MFTGIVQGIAKVAAITDKEGLRSFTLDFPEGFCEELEIGASVACDGVCLTVTALKGDHEADFDVMLQSLNLTALGQLGVGGRLNVERAAKEGAEIGGHPLSGHVDFMAKVEAIRRPANNHVIRIAVPAPWMRYIFAKGYIAVNGASLTVAEAGRNVDGSGWFEVWLIPETLRMTTFADKGEGAPLHIEIERQTQVMVDTVREAVAEKIGALMPALKLFAQERGLDLDA is encoded by the coding sequence ATGTTCACCGGCATCGTTCAAGGCATCGCGAAGGTCGCGGCCATCACCGACAAGGAAGGCCTGCGCAGCTTCACGCTGGACTTCCCCGAGGGCTTCTGCGAAGAACTGGAGATCGGCGCGTCCGTCGCCTGCGACGGCGTCTGCCTGACGGTCACCGCGCTGAAGGGGGATCACGAAGCGGACTTCGACGTGATGCTCCAGAGCCTGAACCTCACGGCGCTGGGGCAGCTCGGCGTCGGCGGCCGGCTCAACGTCGAGCGGGCCGCGAAGGAGGGCGCCGAGATCGGCGGCCATCCGCTGTCGGGTCACGTCGACTTCATGGCGAAGGTCGAAGCTATCCGCCGCCCGGCCAACAACCACGTGATCCGCATCGCGGTGCCGGCGCCGTGGATGCGCTACATCTTCGCCAAGGGCTACATCGCGGTGAACGGCGCCAGCCTGACGGTGGCCGAAGCCGGCCGCAACGTCGACGGCTCGGGCTGGTTCGAGGTCTGGCTCATCCCCGAAACGCTGCGCATGACCACCTTCGCCGACAAGGGCGAGGGCGCGCCGTTGCACATCGAGATCGAACGCCAGACCCAGGTGATGGTGGACACCGTCCGCGAGGCCGTGGCCGAGAAGATCGGCGCGCTGATGCCGGCGCTGAAGCTGTTCGCGCAGGAGCGGGGCCTGGACCTCGACGCATAG
- a CDS encoding ArsC family reductase: MITLYGIPNCDTVKRARVWLDGQGLAYQFHDYKKQGVPAAELPRWMKELGWDKVLNRAGTTWRKLDDGAKAGVTDAASAAALMVEQPSVIKRPVVEWDDGTLSLGFSPELFAAHAANAANVANAAQSAKR, encoded by the coding sequence ATGATCACCCTCTACGGCATCCCCAACTGCGACACCGTCAAGCGCGCCCGCGTCTGGCTCGACGGACAGGGCCTCGCGTACCAGTTCCACGACTACAAGAAGCAGGGCGTGCCGGCGGCGGAACTGCCGCGGTGGATGAAGGAACTCGGCTGGGACAAGGTACTGAACCGCGCCGGCACGACCTGGCGCAAGCTGGACGACGGCGCCAAGGCCGGCGTGACCGACGCGGCCAGCGCCGCGGCGCTGATGGTCGAGCAGCCGAGCGTGATCAAGCGCCCCGTCGTCGAGTGGGATGACGGCACGCTGAGCCTGGGTTTCTCGCCCGAGCTGTTCGCGGCGCATGCCGCCAACGCCGCCAATGTCGCCAACGCCGCTCAGTCGGCCAAGCGCTGA